CGCAAAGGCCAGTTTGATGAGGCGCTCGAGGCCTTCGGGCAGTTCCGTATGTACCGGCAGCTCACGGGCACGCGCCGCCTTGACCATCTGCACCAGAAAAACCAGCAGGGTGCTGTCCCACTGGCCGAGGTCGGCGCTTTCAAGGCGCACTTCGCGGATGCGCTGGTCGGCTATCTGGCTCAGGGCGGTCACGGCCTCGAGAGGCCATGGTTCATCCAGATTCCAGCGCCCGCCAACGCTCACGCGCAGCAGCGGCCCCTGAACAGATACGGTCACTTGCGGACTTGTTTCCATCACTATACTATACGCGTAGCACAACATCTTCGCAAGCGTCCTGGCCTGCGAACCGTTTTGAAATCTTTTTGAAACCCCAAACCACCGGGCTGTCATGTCGCTGAAACAACGCCTCAATCTTTCTGCCGAGCCTGTCTTTCTTATGGACGGCTCTGCCTTTATATATCGCGGTTTTTTTGCCAACAAGAACATGCAGCGCTCCGACGGCTTTCCCACCAACGCTCTGGTGGTAGTAACGCGTGTGCTGCTGCGCATTCTGCGCGATGAACGGCCCGCCCATTTTCTCTTCGTCAAGGACGGCAAGGGCAAGAACTTTCGCCACGATCTGTACCCGCTGTACAAGGCCAACCGTGACGCTACCCCCGAAGATCTGGTGCGGCAGATGGATCCCATCGTGCGCATGGTCAAGGCTCTTGGCATTCCTGTTGAAATTTCTGACGGCTGCGAGGCTGACGATTGCATAGCCTCGCTGGCGGCGCGTTTTTCCGCCCAGCGGCCAGTGGTTATCGTGAGCGGCGATAAAGACCTCAAGCAGTGCCTCGGCCCCAACGTGTACATGTGGGACCCTGCATCCAAGGAAGAAAAACTGCTCTCAGCCGCAGAATTTACGGCGGAAAGCGGCCTCAGGCCCGACCAGTGGGCCGATGTGCAGGCCCTTGTGGGCGACACGAGCGATAATATCCCCGGCGTGCCGGGCATCGGCCCCAAGACGGCGCAGAAAATTTTTGAAATATGCCCAACGCTTGAAGACATACGCGACCATTTTGCCCTGCTTGGCCCCAAGATTCAGGACAAGCTGCGCGACCACCTTGAAAACATGTTTTTGTGGCGGCAGCTCACCTCTCTTTCGCTGGATGTGTGCACCGGGCTGACCCTTGACGACATGACCGTCAATCCACTTGATGAAGCCCTGTGCGCCAGCATGGCGGACGAATTTGAACTGCACGCCCTGCGCCGCGATATGGCAACGCTGGCCCGTTTGCAGCGCAGCGCACCCGCAGGTTCGGCTCCGGCCCCGTCTGGTCTTGCAACTGGCGGCGCTGCATCGAATGCTGGTCAAAATACTGGTGTGGATGCTGGCGCGCCTCGCTCCGCTGCTCAGGGTTCGCTGATGGCTGCCGCAGAAAAGTCTTCTGCAAAACCTCGCCCCGCAGCAGGGGCTGGCCCGCAGATGAGCCTGCTGGATGTGGCCGACGAACCCGAAGCTCCGCTCCTGAGCGAAGCAGGGCAATTGCCCCCCTGCAAAGGGCTGGAGGCCGCAATAATCTGGCCCGGCGGGCCGGGCAAACCGCCCCACGTGGCCGTGGCTGGCGGCGATGATTTTCGCTGGGGCGGTAATGTGGAAGACCTTTGCACGTGGCTTGCCGGAGCGCAAAGACTGGTGACGGCTGACCTCAAGGCCCAGCTGATTGCCGCCGCCTGCTGGCGCAAGCTGCCCTCAGAGGCCAATCCGCCGTTTTTCTTTGATCTTGGCCTTGCCGCATACCTCATTAACCCAGAGGAAAGCGATTACGGCTGGCCCCGTCTGGCTGTGCGCTGGGGCATCCCCCTGCGTGAAGGGCAGGGGGGCAACGGCCCCGCCAGCATGGCCCTGCGCATGGCCGCCGCCATGGAACAGCGGCTGGAAGCTGACGGTCTGCTTGACCTGTACCGCACGCTTGAATTGCCACTCACGCCCGTGCTGGCCCAGATGGAGGCGCGCGGGGTCGCCATTGATGCAGCGGCCTTTCAGTCCTTTCTTTCAGATGTGCAGGGCGAGATCGACAGGCTCACGCAGGAGGTTTTTACCGCAGCGGGAACCACGTTCAACATCCGCTCGGCCCAGCAGCTTGGCGAGGTATTGTTCAACACGCTCAAGCTGCCCTCGCCGCGCAAAACCCGTGGCGGGCAGGCATCCACCAATCAGGAAACGCTGGAAAAACTAGCTGGGCAGCATCCCGTGGTGGAGAGCATCCTCCAGTTCCGCAAACTGGAAAAAATGCGCTCCACCTATCTGGACCCCTTGCCGCGTCTTGTGGACCCGCGCGGGCGCATCCATACGACCTTTAACCAGAAAGCCACGGCCACGGGGCGGCTTTCGTCCAGCAATCCCAATCTTCAGAACATCCCCGTGCGCGGCCCGCTGGGCAAGCGCATGCGCTCGTGCTTTATCGCCGGGCCGGATCACGCCCTTGTTTCTGCCGACTATTCACAGGTAGAACTGCGCGTGCTGGCGCACATGTCGCAGGATACGGCCCTGATTGAGGCCTTCCGCAACGGCGAGGACATCCACGCCCGCACGGCGGCGCTGGTGTACGACCTGACATCCAGCGAGGTCAGCCCCGACCAGCGGCGCAACGCCAAGACCATCAACTTTGGTCTTATTTACGGCATGGGCGCGCAAAAACTGGCTCAGGAGCTGAAAATCACCACCAACGAGGCCAAGGAATTCATTGCGCGCTATTTTGAGCGACTCACAGGCCTGAAGCAGTTTTATGAAGAGGTGGAGGCTGTTGCCAAGCGGCAGGGCTATGTGACCACCCTTGGCGGGCGGCGGCGTTTGCTGCCTGATATCCATTCCGCCAACGGGCAGAACTACGCGCTGGCGCGGCGGCAGGCTATCAATACCGTGATTCAGGGGTCAGCGGCGGATATCATCAAGCTCGCCATGCTTGCTGTGGCCCATGATGCGGAGTTGAAGCGGCTGGATGCCCGGTTGCTTTTACAGGTGCATGACGAACTTTTGCTGGAAGTACCCACGGAGGCTGCGGCTGCTGCGGGTGAACGGGTGGCGGCGCTTATGGGCGGGGTTATGCCGGGCGGCGTGGCTTTGTCTGTGCCGCTGGTTGTGGATTGGGGGCAGGGCAGGGACTGGGGTTCCGCCCACTAGGGCGCAAGCATGGGGGGCTTTTTGTTTCTGGCTGCGTCAAAACGGTTTTTTATTTCGGTCGAGTACCGTGAGAGTACACTCCCTGCATAAAAAACCGTTTTTCCTTGCCAGAAAGCAAAAATCCCCACCATGCAAATGGTTGCCTTGCGGTTTGGGGTGAGCCTGTCAGGCTGATTTAAGCAAACCCGACTTTTGTGGCCTGAATGCGTCAGCGCCGAGATTTTGATGCTCACGTACTTGAGTACGCTGCGCTCAAAATCTCGGCGCTGACGCATTCAGGCCACAAAAAGCGTATTTTGCAAATTCGCCCAACACCAACCATCGCCTCCGCTTTCGCTCCGGCGAGTTTAAGGAAGGCAACTCCACGACCAGCTCCTGATGGCGAAATTTTATTAATACGGAAGTTGTCGGCCCACTTATGAGCGAATTGAATTCAACATTAGTGCAGGCAAAGTAGCAAAAGGTTATGCCTAGTATTGCAATTTGGAGTTTTTTGAACGCCTCGCAATGATGAAAAGTCCTGAAGCGACAGAAATGGCAGCGAAGCAATTACCTAAAGTACTAACTGTATCAAAGGTATTTGGCTGAAGCGGACTTCCGCTCGAAGCGAAAGCTTACTCTGGCATTTACGCGGCGCGGAGGGAGATCGCCTGAGCGAGTGGAGCGAGGGAAGGAAGCTCCCGCAGCGATAGCCGCGTTGCCCTCGTTACCTGATGGGAATTGAAAACGCTTCTTAGGGGGTGTTCCGGGGGGAGTGCAGAGGGGGCCGAGGAGGGGCGCAGCCCCTAACAGGCCCCCTTTGCCCCGCGCCGGGGAGGCGCATGACCTTCGCCGAAAGGCGAAATCAAGTGCCCGAAGGGCAGAAAATTTAATCAACCTCTGCGGGTAGGCGAAATCGCGCGCCGCGCAGGCGTCCCAAAAACAACATTCCCACCTTTCAAATACGCTTCCAACCCGCCGGGCAACTGAAACCTCGTATTCCCTCGGCCCTTGGCAAGAGCATCATCCAGAGCCAGCAGGGTGCGTGCCCGTGCCTGACCATGAATCTGCCCTGTACTGTCAGAATCCTCACCACCACACCCCGCCGCAGGGCGGCACAAAAAACGCACAGCCCGCACATACAGGCGCAAGCGGGCCGCAGGGTGCAGACTTGCCAGCAACTTTGCGGGCAATGTCAGGCTGGGGCCTTCAGCAATATTTTTCTTTGCTGAAAGCTCCGCTTCACTCCCCCCCACAATCCACGGATGCTCAGCCAGAGCCGCATCCAACGCGGTGTTCCAGTAATTCTCATCCATGCGCGCCATTTGCCAGAGATCGTGCAGGGTGCGGTCAAGGGAGGGGTTCTCTTCGCGCAGCAGGGGCAGCACATCCAGCCGCAGCCTGTTGCGCTTGTAATGGCGGCTCTGGTTGCTGGCATCCTCGCGCCAGTCAATGCCGCATTCGATCAACAAGCCTCGTAGCGCCTGCGCATCCGTTGCCAGCAGGGGGCGCAGCAGGCAGCGCTCGTCATCGCGGGCGGCCATGCCGCCAAGGGCGGGCCAGCCTGTGCCCCGCGTGAGGCGCAGCAATACGTCCTCGCTCACATCGCCAGCGTGATGCCCGAGGGCGATAAAGTCGGCCCTCACGGCAACGCGTTCCTGCTCAAGCAGGTCATAGCGCAACCGTCGGGCGGCATCTTCAATGCCAATGCCGCTGTTTTCGGCCATCTTGCGCACATCGGCTTGCCGCACGGTGCAGGGGATGTTCAGGATATTGCATAATTGGAGTGTAAATACAGTATCTTGCGCAGATTCTTCCCGCAAGCCGTGGTCAACGCTCAGGGCGTGGAGGCTCAGCCCCTGCCGTGGGGCCAGCAAGTGCAGCACAAAGGCCAGCGCCGTGGAATCGGCTCCGCCGGAGAGGGCCAGCAACAGCCGCGAACCTTTTGCAAGCCCAAGCCGCGTCAGGCAGAAGCGCTCCACCTCAAGGCAAAGACGAGCCGCAGCGGGCGGGATGTTTTGCAGCGTAGGCGCGGATTTGATCATGGCATGCCTGCGGCAAGGATGTATGGACAGATGATCGGCCCGGAGAGATTGGAACTTGTGAAACCGGGAATGACCGATGCAGGAAGGTTTTGGGGGGCATGTGCCGCCCAAAATCCGTATCAAAAAGCCGTGCCTGGGGGGGCTGTCTCTAACTCAATGATTTTGCGCCAAGGGCAAGGAAAAAGATTTTTTTACGAAAAGAGTGTACTCTTACGGTACATCACTGGAGTAAAAATTACCCTTTTGACGCAGCCAGTTGGACAAAAGAATGAGTTAGAGGCTGACCCTAAGCTGGATTGATGCCCAGTTCCACCAGCAGGTTCTCAAGCCATACGATCATGCGGTCGCGCAGTTCGGGCGAGGCATAGTGCACACATTCGCAGCGCATGCGGCCACGCGCGCGCACAAGGAGCTCAAGGCGCACAAAATTTTCTTCAATTTCCAGCCCCATGACGTGGGGACCGCAACTTTCCTCATGCTCCTGCTGCACTGGCGAGAGCATGTCGGCGGGAACGGGCAGCCAGAACAGGCCGTCCATGCCCGAGGTAAGCTCCATCTCGGTGAGGGTGGCACTCAGTTTTGCGGTATCTTCTTCCGTAATGTCGTCAATTCCGTACCAGCGCATCAGTGTTCCTCCGAATAGGGGCAGCCAGTTTTATCCAGATTGAAAATACGGCGCGCAATGCTGATGCGCGGGCCGTTGCCCTCCTGAGACATGCTGCCGCGCTTGAGAAACATGATGGGATCATGGTTGAGCTTGCGCACCAGCGCACCCACCAGAGCCTCAAGGGCATCGCGGGTTTCATCGTTCACCGGGCCGAGCCTTTTGAGGGTCTTGGCCAGTTCTTCCTGCCCCATGCGTTCGCCGCGCTGGATGAGATCAACGATGGTGGGCTGCACATCAAGGCTTGAAAGCCAGCGGGAGAACAGCAGCACTTCCTCATTGACGATGTCCGCGGCTTTGGCGGCTTCGTCGCGTCGGGTGGCGAGGTTTTCTTCCACCACTTCCTTGAGGTCGTCAATGTCGTACAGATAGACGTTGTCGAGACCGTTGACGTCCGGGTCGATGTCGCGCGGCACGGCAATGTCGATAAAGAACATGGGCCTGTTTTTGCGGGCTTTGAGCACGGCGCGGATGTCGCGCGCGCGGATGATGGGTTCCTGCGAGCCGGTGGAGGTGATGATGATGTCCACCTCTGTCAGGTGCTCGGCCATGTCTTCAAAGGGGATGGCCCGTCCCTTGAACTGCTTTGCCAGCTCCTGCCCGCGCTCAAGGGTGCGGTTGGCAACCAGAATTTCATCAATGCCCGACTGCAAAAGGTGCATGGCGGCAAGTTCGGCCATTTCACCCGCGCCCACCAGCATGGCCTTGTGGGTCTTCATGTCGCCAAAAATGCGTTTGGCAAGCTCCACGGCGGCGTAACTGATGGAAACAGCGCTGGAGGCCACTGCAGTTTCTGTGCGCACCCTTTTGGCTACGGAAAAAGCCTTGTGAACCAGTCTGTTAAGTATGACGCCCGTGGCGTGGCATTTGACCGCCTTGCGGTAGGCAGTTTTGAGCTGGCCCAGAATCTGCGGTTCGCCCAGCACCATGGAATCAAGGCTTGACGCCACAGAAAACAGATGGCGCACCGCCTCCAGATTCTTGTGCACATAGACGTAGGGCTTGAGCTCCTCGGGCTTTGCGCCACGCGCAACGGCCCAGTTTTCAAGCACCTGTCCGGCCACGTCGCCGTTGCCGGCGGCCAGCAGCTCCACGCGGTTGCAGGTGGAAAGGATCACGCTTTCGCTTACCGCGCCCACGCAAGGCACGGCCCAATGCTCTTCATCGCAGTGGTTGACCAGGGCAAAGCGCTCGCGCACGTCCACGCTGGCAGTGCGATGATTCAGGCCGACAAGAAAGATATCACAGTCCATGATGATAGCCCGGTCAGCGCCGGATGAATGCGTGGTGTGTTTCCATGAAGGTATTCACCACAATGATTGAAAAGAGGCAAAGAATAAATACAAAAACAGCCAGTTGCGCAGGCTTGCGGCCCTTCCAGCCCTTGGTGAGGCGGTTGTGGAAAAGCACGGAGTAGAACAGCCAGATCACAATGCTGATAACTTCCTTGGGGTCGCCCGTAACCGTGCCGCCAAATACCGGCTTGGCCCAGATAAGCCCGGAAACGATGCCCAGAGTGTACATGGGGAAGCCGATCATGGTCGTGATGGCGTTGATTTTATCAAGCATGGAGAGGGCGGGCATGTCGAGCCAAAAGCCCTTCATGGTCAGCTTGCTCTTGATGCGCCCTTCCATAAACAGAAACAGCGCTCCGGCGGCAAAGGCCAGCGCCAGCAGGGCAAGGCTCAAAAAGAGCGAGCCGATGTGCAGGGCGTAAAATGAGGTGTTGAGCGAGGGCGGAACCTGCACCACTGAGGCCAGATACGGGGCCGACATGGCAAAGAGCATAAGCCCGAGCGGAGTGGCGAATACCAGCGGAATCTCCTGCCGCAGCTTGGCCCAGGCGGCAATGCCGCAGAGCACCACAAACCAGGCCATGAGCTGAAAGTACGCGCCAGCGCTCAGGCCACCGGGCAAGGCCTTGTGAAAGCCCAGAAAGAGCATGAGCGTCTGGCAGGCAAAGCCCGCCAGCGCCACGCTACAGCCTATCTTGCGCCACAGGGCGCTGCGCGCGGCAATGCCCGCAAGCCCTGCAACACTGGCGGAGCCATAGAGCAGCAGGGTTACGGCGGTGGAAAATTCAGGGGAGATCATGGAGCAACTCCGCTATATTGGCGTGCAGTGCGGGCGGAAGCGCCGCCTGCAAATAACGCGTACAGTTTTCATAGTCGTGTTCTTCCAGCCATTGTTGCAAGGGGGACTCTGCCAGCTTGCGGAACAATCCGGTATTCTGCCCTGTATCGTGCCCCAAGGCAAGAACCAGAGGCCGCAGCCGACCCATCAGGGTTGCCATGCGCGAACGCGGTTCAAGCCAGCGCTCAAGTTCGCCCTTCCAGCGGCGGGCCAGCGCGGGGCTTGCCCCGCCAGTGGAAAGCGCCGCCGCAAGCGGGGCGCTGCGAGCCACGGCAGGCACCTGAAAACAGCCTTCATCCGGATTGCTCGCGCTGTTGCACAAAATACCCGCAGCGGCGCACAGGGCGGCAATGCGGCTGTTTTCCGCAGCGCTGCCCGTGGCGGCAAATACCAGCCCGCAGCCATTGAGGTCGGCAGCCTCGCAGGCGCGGCGTTCAAAGTGTACCCTTGGATCGCGTAGCAGTTCCGCCGCTTCCGGCGCTGATTCCGTCGCAGGCCCGACAAGGTCGAGCACCAGCACGGATGCCGGATTGCAGGCCAGCAGGCCGGAAAGTTTGCGTTGCCCCACCTGACCAAGGCCGACCACCAGACAGCGAATGCCTGAGAGCGAGATGAATATGGGGTAGAGCGGGGCGGGGGGCATTTGTGCGCGCATGTGTGATCCAGATGGTGAAAGAAGCTTGAGGGTGAGCATACAGCAGCGCGAAATATTTTGCAAAGGGCTTGCGCGCCGCAGCATTTGCGCAACTTTGACTGTTGTGCAGCGAAGCTGCGCCGCACATTGCTTGCCTAGGTGGACAGATTGCCTTAGATTGTGGGCAATTGGCAGTTTTACGCATGCTTGCGGCTATTGACCGATTACTGCCATCAACAACCATACGGAACGACATGCCCAAATTTTTGGTCATACAGGCGGCACGCTTTGGCGATCTGGTGCAGACCAAGCGCCTGTTGTTGAGCCTGGCCTTGCGCGGCGAGGTTCATCTTGCCGTGGATGTCAGCCTGGTTCCGCTGGCCAGGGTGCTCTATCCCTTTGCCGAGCTGCACGCCCTGTCGGTGCACGGCAGGCCCGAGGCAGAGGCGCTGGCGCGCAACACCGCTGTGCTGGACCGTTGGCTGGGCTTGCCCTTTGAAGCCGTGTACAACTGCAATTTTTCCGGCACTACTGCGGCCCTGTGCCGAGTTTTTGAGGTGGAACAGGTTCAGGGGTATCGGCCAGAGGCCGGGGGCGTTTCGCGTTCGCCCTGGGCGCGGCTTGGCTTCCGTCTCAGTGAGCGGCGCGCGCTGGCAACGATGAATCTTGTGGATTTTTGGGCGCATTTTGCACCAGAGCCGGTTGAGCCCCGCAGGGTCAACCCTGTGGCGACCCCCGGCGGGCGCGGGCTCGGCGTTGTGCTGGCAGGGCGGGAATCTCGCCGCTCGTTGCCCGTGCCCGTGCTGGCCGAGGTGGTGCGCACGGCCTTTGGGGCATTGGGCGGCCCGCGCATTCTGTTGCTGGGTTCAAGGGCGGAGCAGCCCGCTGCCCGTCAGCTCATGCGGCAGTTGCCCGGCAAGATGCTCGACAGGGTGGAAGATTGCAGCGGCAAGACAGACTGGCCCGCCCTTGTGGACGCCGTAGACGGGCTGGATGCGCTGATCACGCCCGATACGGGCATCATGCACCTTGGCGCGCACCTTGGCGTGCCTGTGCTTGGTTTTTTTCTCTCTTCAGCCTGGCTGCACGAAACCGGGCCATACGGCG
The sequence above is a segment of the Desulfovibrio sp. genome. Coding sequences within it:
- the polA gene encoding DNA polymerase I yields the protein MSLKQRLNLSAEPVFLMDGSAFIYRGFFANKNMQRSDGFPTNALVVVTRVLLRILRDERPAHFLFVKDGKGKNFRHDLYPLYKANRDATPEDLVRQMDPIVRMVKALGIPVEISDGCEADDCIASLAARFSAQRPVVIVSGDKDLKQCLGPNVYMWDPASKEEKLLSAAEFTAESGLRPDQWADVQALVGDTSDNIPGVPGIGPKTAQKIFEICPTLEDIRDHFALLGPKIQDKLRDHLENMFLWRQLTSLSLDVCTGLTLDDMTVNPLDEALCASMADEFELHALRRDMATLARLQRSAPAGSAPAPSGLATGGAASNAGQNTGVDAGAPRSAAQGSLMAAAEKSSAKPRPAAGAGPQMSLLDVADEPEAPLLSEAGQLPPCKGLEAAIIWPGGPGKPPHVAVAGGDDFRWGGNVEDLCTWLAGAQRLVTADLKAQLIAAACWRKLPSEANPPFFFDLGLAAYLINPEESDYGWPRLAVRWGIPLREGQGGNGPASMALRMAAAMEQRLEADGLLDLYRTLELPLTPVLAQMEARGVAIDAAAFQSFLSDVQGEIDRLTQEVFTAAGTTFNIRSAQQLGEVLFNTLKLPSPRKTRGGQASTNQETLEKLAGQHPVVESILQFRKLEKMRSTYLDPLPRLVDPRGRIHTTFNQKATATGRLSSSNPNLQNIPVRGPLGKRMRSCFIAGPDHALVSADYSQVELRVLAHMSQDTALIEAFRNGEDIHARTAALVYDLTSSEVSPDQRRNAKTINFGLIYGMGAQKLAQELKITTNEAKEFIARYFERLTGLKQFYEEVEAVAKRQGYVTTLGGRRRLLPDIHSANGQNYALARRQAINTVIQGSAADIIKLAMLAVAHDAELKRLDARLLLQVHDELLLEVPTEAAAAAGERVAALMGGVMPGGVALSVPLVVDWGQGRDWGSAH
- the ccsA gene encoding cytochrome c biogenesis protein CcsA codes for the protein MISPEFSTAVTLLLYGSASVAGLAGIAARSALWRKIGCSVALAGFACQTLMLFLGFHKALPGGLSAGAYFQLMAWFVVLCGIAAWAKLRQEIPLVFATPLGLMLFAMSAPYLASVVQVPPSLNTSFYALHIGSLFLSLALLALAFAAGALFLFMEGRIKSKLTMKGFWLDMPALSMLDKINAITTMIGFPMYTLGIVSGLIWAKPVFGGTVTGDPKEVISIVIWLFYSVLFHNRLTKGWKGRKPAQLAVFVFILCLFSIIVVNTFMETHHAFIRR
- the tilS gene encoding tRNA lysidine(34) synthetase TilS; its protein translation is MIKSAPTLQNIPPAAARLCLEVERFCLTRLGLAKGSRLLLALSGGADSTALAFVLHLLAPRQGLSLHALSVDHGLREESAQDTVFTLQLCNILNIPCTVRQADVRKMAENSGIGIEDAARRLRYDLLEQERVAVRADFIALGHHAGDVSEDVLLRLTRGTGWPALGGMAARDDERCLLRPLLATDAQALRGLLIECGIDWREDASNQSRHYKRNRLRLDVLPLLREENPSLDRTLHDLWQMARMDENYWNTALDAALAEHPWIVGGSEAELSAKKNIAEGPSLTLPAKLLASLHPAARLRLYVRAVRFLCRPAAGCGGEDSDSTGQIHGQARARTLLALDDALAKGRGNTRFQLPGGLEAYLKGGNVVFGTPARRAISPTRRG
- the hemA gene encoding glutamyl-tRNA reductase, whose protein sequence is MDCDIFLVGLNHRTASVDVRERFALVNHCDEEHWAVPCVGAVSESVILSTCNRVELLAAGNGDVAGQVLENWAVARGAKPEELKPYVYVHKNLEAVRHLFSVASSLDSMVLGEPQILGQLKTAYRKAVKCHATGVILNRLVHKAFSVAKRVRTETAVASSAVSISYAAVELAKRIFGDMKTHKAMLVGAGEMAELAAMHLLQSGIDEILVANRTLERGQELAKQFKGRAIPFEDMAEHLTEVDIIITSTGSQEPIIRARDIRAVLKARKNRPMFFIDIAVPRDIDPDVNGLDNVYLYDIDDLKEVVEENLATRRDEAAKAADIVNEEVLLFSRWLSSLDVQPTIVDLIQRGERMGQEELAKTLKRLGPVNDETRDALEALVGALVRKLNHDPIMFLKRGSMSQEGNGPRISIARRIFNLDKTGCPYSEEH
- a CDS encoding glycosyltransferase family 9 protein, translating into MPKFLVIQAARFGDLVQTKRLLLSLALRGEVHLAVDVSLVPLARVLYPFAELHALSVHGRPEAEALARNTAVLDRWLGLPFEAVYNCNFSGTTAALCRVFEVEQVQGYRPEAGGVSRSPWARLGFRLSERRALATMNLVDFWAHFAPEPVEPRRVNPVATPGGRGLGVVLAGRESRRSLPVPVLAEVVRTAFGALGGPRILLLGSRAEQPAARQLMRQLPGKMLDRVEDCSGKTDWPALVDAVDGLDALITPDTGIMHLGAHLGVPVLGFFLSSAWLHETGPYGEGHHVWQTARACGPCLETAPCPYDVACGQPLAQVELLRSVAAVLARLKSGAPSATAQAESWPPLPADLQLWRTGMDALGTLPHLLAGCDPHAQERRRVRDFLAARLHLPMPDESAALAPQAPNLDEWLYNDADWMLPPGRYC
- a CDS encoding bifunctional precorrin-2 dehydrogenase/sirohydrochlorin ferrochelatase → MRAQMPPAPLYPIFISLSGIRCLVVGLGQVGQRKLSGLLACNPASVLVLDLVGPATESAPEAAELLRDPRVHFERRACEAADLNGCGLVFAATGSAAENSRIAALCAAAGILCNSASNPDEGCFQVPAVARSAPLAAALSTGGASPALARRWKGELERWLEPRSRMATLMGRLRPLVLALGHDTGQNTGLFRKLAESPLQQWLEEHDYENCTRYLQAALPPALHANIAELLHDLP